Within Sorghum bicolor cultivar BTx623 chromosome 2, Sorghum_bicolor_NCBIv3, whole genome shotgun sequence, the genomic segment GGTGGAGTGTATAAAATATCTTCCGAAGTTAGGTATGAGTATCAAATTTTCAGGGTGGTATGCAGACGCTGCTAGCTtgtgattatatatatatttgtgtaTCTATGGCAATTCATATAAGCTGCCAGTCGAGCTGTCCATTGTTGCTGTTTGATTATTCTTTTTCTTAATATTCTTTACCTCCTGTGTAGAGTTGGACTTAAAGATGTTTTGCAATCTGTTCTTTCAACTGGCCTAGAACTTCTGTATTTTTTCATTGTTTTTGTGATATATCTGTATCTCCCTCTCTACTTGTTTCTTGGTTCACATATATCACAAATTCAAGATATATAGTAATTTTGCCAATTAGAGCATGGAAACTGGACTTGTAGCAAGTCGCTTGTTAAGTGTGATGAGTGTATCTGTCATTTATCCCCGTCATTTATCCAGTTTTCTGAAACTTAGCCTTATTTACTGGTGACTGCACCACACATATCTTTGATGTATGTTGCAGCCATTTTTTTGGAGTATTTATGGCAATAGAGCTCAAGCTCCTGTACTTGGTTTCGGTTGATGACCGCGCTACCAGTGATGATCCTCTGTACCTCGTTCTCTTTATCTTCATTTGAAATGATTCTGCTCCTGATTCAATTCTTTTCTCGTAGCCCTTGCATACCAATGAACTCTTTTCTCCTAATCCCCtggttctgaaaaaaaaaaccaatAAGATGAATGCAATGGATGTTCAGTTTCTCTGAGCTTATAGATGGACAGAATGCCTTCAAGTCAAAGTTCTGAAAAGGCTTGCCAAATTGTGCTACTGCTGATTGTTTTGCTTCCCCATTGAGAATCATACTCCATTCAAATCTTCATTGAGCCCTGGCGGTACAGCATCTGAAATTTATGGGAGAGTATTGCATCCAGGGTAACTGTCTCACTGAACATATGGTTGTGTTGGTGCTACATGCTGTAGTCTGTAGCTGCATGCATTGGGCAGTGGCTACTGCTACTGTGAACAAGAACACTATCCTGCCTGGCTGCCAGCCTCTCTGATCCATGCAGGTAGGTGTCCTAGGTTGAGCCCCAACCCAACCCAGTGGAGGCAACTGGCTAGCGGCCTAGGCCCTATCGTAGGCTCTGTAGATTGATCATGCTGCGCCTTGCCACCGTCCATCTGAACCAATCACATTGCTCTGTCCTTCTCCTagttttggcctttgcattggAGCCAACGGCCTAGAGACGAAAGGAGCTGTCAGTCTGGCATGTTTCAAGATCGCTGTCAATGCCTTCCGTCACTGGTTGACTCAGCACCGTACACACATACGGTCAAATGTTACAGTTTACAAGCTGTTTATATAATCAAAATAAACTAAAGTTATAAGCTAAATGACCTTTTTTTTTGCCGATGCGATGCTTCTCTCCAATGCTTTCATTTATACTAAAACCATTGTTTTAAATCTCCACCTAAGGTATTTAGTAGATTGATCTCTAAAGTAGCTAATAGCAAAGCTAAATGAGGCTACAACGGGCTATAGTGACTAAGTTGTATATAAACAGAAATAGCTTTATCTGTCTCGAACAACTATAGCAGCTATAGAGATTTAAAACCTTGACTAAAATGCAGAAATTGGATGAAACCAATATATACCATGTCTTCGCTATCATTGTCGTTAGAGCCCTCGTATTCGGGCTGAAAGTATGAACAGATCGTTTGCCTGTCCTGTCTTCGCCGGTTTGAGCTTCAAAAACTGATGGTTAAAGTGGCTTTTGTCTTTTGCTTGTTCAGCTCTGAaatctgaatgaataataagtATAGCTCTGACTTGCAATCAGCGGTGGCGGAGCTACGTATACAGCTGCGGGTTCAGACACACCAAcagcaaaaatataaaaacaataattaTGTTCAATTTTTTACCAGATAGCATCCAGATAGCAAAAGCTTACACACCCACAATTGTCTTTTGCAAGTTAAGCGCCCCTCTTTGAATTTGCTTTAGCTCCGCCCTTACTTGCAATGCCAACTTCCCTAGCAGGTAGCCTAGCCTTCAGCCTACAACTACAACTGCAAGGGATGGAAGGGAGTGCCGCAGCGGCCGGCATCCGGCATGGCACTTGGTGTCGTCATCTGCTTATCACTCTCCCCtatgaaatgaaatgaaatggAGTGAAACTGAACGTCAAGGAATGCatgcctagctagctagctagccactTGTATGCGAGTAGCAGTGCATCACATTTTCAGTTGCACTTGCACACAAATGTTACAAACTTTTTTCTTCAGTCAGAAATGCACCGTCTTGCATACGTACGTGTGGGTGATTGATATCCAAGGTAGTGTCAATGTCACTCGAGTACCGAAAAGATACTCAGGCGACGTTTTGTGCAGTCAGCCAACGACATCAAAATGTGTCGATGTCTAAAAAACTACCTACTGCACGAATGACTACCCCATATGCCATATTGCCATGCAAAGCCATCTCCTCAATACAGAGTATACACTTCCTAGGACCACCCCTATGGTCCTATATATTAACATTATTACATTCCGATCCAAAAAAAGTAACTTTAAATATACTCTTTATTAAAGTATGTaaagtttaactaaatatataaataaaagtattaACGTTTATAACaccaaataaatatatatactataaaaatatgtcACGTAAAagatctaataatatttatttgacATAatgaatattatatatatatatattattattagtCAAACACACTCAAATTCAAGATATTTTTACTTGCCGACTCAATCTTTTGAAGGTGCTCATAAGAATAGAGTTTGCGTATATGTGTTCATAGTGATAAGTGTATGTATATGTTGTGGGCGTCTAAGTTGTACTgtgtaattctaaaaaaatgTATTCTTTCATCATAGATAAAGGATAGTATACTCCTATATAAAAGCAAGACTAATAAAGTAATACTGATAGAGCAAGTGTTTGGTTACAAGTCAATTTATAGTCAAACTATACAATAGTTGTCTCTTACTTTATCCATACACATAAAgaaaattatttaggacaacaacaacaacaacacggtctccaaagcctaactttgactccttgtttctataaaaatatttatcaaaaaaatggtatatgtatatttttacaaAAGTATTTttgaagacaaatctattcatatagttttcatattttcaaactTAACAActtaaagttattcatgatttatattctcaatatttgacttaaaccttgtccaaaacgactttctttatgggTATGAAGAGAgtatttctctaaaaaaacttttttattattattagttaTACCCACGTTCCACATTCTCTTTTCTAATCCTTCTCACATTCACTTGATGTTTGGGGCCACCACTGTATGGGATCCTTTGGTCAAATTGTTGCTTCCATGAGAGCAAGTACAATAATGGTCTTATATATAGTCAAGTAAATGATGATGTGAGGAGAACTTGACTTCCATACAAGCAACAAGATGCGCATATGTGAGCCTATGCAGTGGTTGGACTAGACATCAAATGAGTGTGAGgaggctcaagaaagagaatgtAAGACATGAGTAAAAGTATAGCAATGAAAAAAATTAGACAAATGAAAGACTAAtattgtataacttggctctTACAACTTGACTAATAACTAATAAacacttggctctattattgagCTTGCTCTAAGAGAGTTAAGCTCATCTCTTATCTTTCTTTTCTCCTTCACATCAGTACTAGGATGATGAGTACTTCCTGTGTAAGCTCTCTAGTGCCAGCCGAGTTTTACTAGGATGAAACTCACTCTAACTTTTGTTGTTGCCGGCTCATACTTttaatgacatatgtcatcataGTACGAAACATCCACTGGTGGGATGGTTCTAGTTCTGACGCACTCGTCATATAGCCTCACAGTCATGGTGCATAGATGAGGCCTGAGCCCTGAGGAGACGAGCCTGATCACAGCGCTTACGATGACAAGCTACTCATCCAGGCACACAGACTAGACTAGCTGCAACTTCTTGACCTCCTTTCTCCTCCTCTTTTAGGAACAAACCAAGAAGAACCACCACACCTCTCTCTCTCAGCTGGGGCATCCACAGCAAGATCTATCCCAAGATATATCATCACCGATCAACACCATGACCAATAATACCATACCACAcgatcatcgtcatcatcaccaTCGGCTGCGGCCGCTTCATCAGGAGATGGATCAGCTGCAAGCACTGGCTGTGAAGCCGCAGGCGAAGAGGcaggcgaggaggaggacgcaCACGAGCAGGCCCTACCAGGAGAGGCTGCTCAACATGGCGGAGGCGCGGCGGGAGATCGTCACCGCCCTCAAGATCCACCGGGCCAGCAGCACGAggcatcagcagcagcagcaatccACCTACTACCAGCAGCATCGTCAGGAGGAGCCACCGATTGCGCAGCAGCTCCAGCAACAGCAAGAAgacgagcagcagcaggcgcAGCAAGTGGCGTTTCAGGATCGTCGAAGCCAAGCGGCGATTGACGAAGAAGCATCATCTCTGGCGCATACGCCGTCGACGACGATGAGCTacgccgccgcctccttcgCCAATCCGTTGCGCAACCCTCCACCTGCGCACTGGATTGCTGCCGGTAGTAGCTATAGCTACTGCTCACCGCCACCCATCCTTCGTCTTCCTTGTGATGATCTCACGCCACCTGAACTGCCACTACCCGTACCCGCTGCCGCCATGGGGGGATTATTGGTGGAGCTGGAGCACTACCAAGCCGGCTTGGAGCACTTGGTTCGCAGCCTGCCTGCACAGCCGCTAGGACTGAACCTTAGCTTCCAAGGTTTTGGTGTCTCTGTAGACGACGGTGCCAAAGACGACTGTGAAGATCTCTTTGGCAGCCTTCCATTGACCCAACCATCACCGGCTGCCTCGTACTCGTACTCACCTCCGGCAGTGGAGACGACGGCGACCGCCCAAGCCTATGGTCATGGATCACCAGTAGCAGCGGCGTTGGTCCCGGTGCTTCTGGACGGCGGGGAGATGATGGCGCAGCCATCGACCGGCGGCGGCGAGATGCAGGGCGCGGAGTGGAGCGAGGCGGCGGCCGCGGACGTGGCCGAATGGTGGAGCAAGATCCTCGAGAGCGGGCAACGCGCGCCCCCAAACGCGGAGGAcgtggcggcgacggcggccggTTTGCCGGCAGAGTGGCGGTGGTTTTGTTGTGAAGACGGTGTTGGTGTCGCTGCCGCCGAGCAAGGAGCGGTCACGGGGGGAGTCCTGGCGACGAGGATGCACGTCGAAGACGGCGACTACACCTGCTGCTACGAGGGGGGTCGCTGCGACGACGGCGAACACGTTACCTTGCCGTGGTAAGACCTCCGTCCGGAGAGTTCATTCCTACTTCTCCGTtcgaaattataaatcattctaaGAATCATAGAGAGttaaaaaatttcaaatttaactaaaattatagaaaaatcaaagatttatgacattaaatagatataatataaaaatataattaatgaataaAACCTAATAATACCTAGAATGTTATTATCTTATgatataattttgatcaaacttgaggTAGTTTgactttttaaagtttttagaataacttataatttaggatggagggagcatTATACATGATGATGAATTGCGATATGCATTTCAGCTGCTTgttatttgaatttttttttcagcATGGATGATGGCATCGGCGACGACGTTCAAGGGTGGGATGGGGAATGGTTCTCAACTTCTCATGCTCTTGATTAACTGCACGATCGCCATGTCTACGTCGACCGTGCATTTCTGTACACCTGACCCAACTCGAGGTGTTCATGTATGTGATTTGATTTCGATATAAAAACGTGATGCTCAAATGAATTAGATTGCTTGTACGTACGAGTAATTATATATTGGCATGAACTAGCGGGGCCAATTCCATCGTGATGCATCCTTTAAGTGACTTGTTCTTCACCTTGTTCATCATTTGTGCAATAAATAGTCTGCATACACATGGCACAGCCCAAATAAGAAAAAACAAGGCCCAGAATTGTTAATTTTCGGCAGCGAGGCAGGAAATCAGGAATCAAATACCAGATTCAACTGGGGTGAAGCTACAACTTTATCAATCTTATTTTACTATTATACTAATTAAAAGTCCAAACATAGCCTCCATGTTATAATTGTCATCAGGCAcgcaagaaaaaaatataaacaatataaatttttataataatcaGAAACATCTAATATTTGATTCGCTATACTCTAATCACCATTGCTGATATGAAAAATTGAATCTAttgtattttataaaaaaaacgaACGTCtacattattttttttaatgaacGTCTACATTATgaaagatatataaaataacTCCCTATATTTACATCTAAATTATCCATGCCATTATGGAGATAATTTAAAATAAtccataaatttacaaaaatccACGTTTAATGTTATGAAAGATAATGCAAAATAACTCCATATTTTCTATATAAACTACTTgatattatataatttaaaacaaCCAACCCAATTTGCATCTAAATTAAGATAATTTAAAATAACCACCTCAATTTGCATCTACATTACCCACATATACATTATGAAAgataatgcaaaaatagtcctCAATTTAGATATAATTTACGCACATACATCATTATGGAATATAACTTGAAGTAATATCTTCAATTTGTATCTAAATTTTCCATCTACACCGTCATCAAAACAACCTAAAATACTCCTGAAACATACTTATAAAGACTAATACAAGCGCTGTTATGTAAAATATTTCGGTACATGCAACTTAATTTGTATAAAGTAAATTGTCTGCCTTTCCATGTTTGGTTCTGAACCAAGCATACTAGCACAGGCACTCATCTCAGGGGACTGATTTTGAACACCTGGGTCTGTAATTGATGCTTGAAGATGAATCTGTCTGGGAGGCTctaaaccaaacaggcccttaaatATATGGCTGATGAATTCATCTGTGTATGCCTACACAGAACACCCGAAATAGTCACAGAATGTGGAGTTCCCTCCGTGACACTCAAAATAGTCCTCCTCCTACTCCTACTCACCATACAGTACCTCTTCACTGACACCAATATGATCAGACATTGGAAATGGAGCTTGCTCAAAATTAGAGAAGTTTAACTTGGGACATATAAAGTAACTTAATGATTTGATACGGAATGAACAACTTAGAATGTACTTGATGCCTTGATGGAGATAATACATGGACTGTATGTCGAAGCACAAAAATTACAAGATGTCTTCTCGTCTCTTGCAGTGAACTCCAGTAGAATAGTTATTCAGGCAATACATAGCAGGCAGGAAGAACAGAGTCTTGGAAGCAAAGCACCAAAGGCTATTCAGAAATCAGAACACATTACGGATGATACTACCATTTTGCTGGCACTGTATAATTGCCACCATGCATAGCTGGTGTTACCTCTGATCGACGGCTGACAGTTGTATCGTCGTCGTCCATGGCAATAGTTTCCAAGAACCTTGCAATTGCAACACAGAACCTGCcggagccaaaaaaaaaaaaaaaggtgatgGGTAACCGCATTCCAGCCACCCCTCGGGCGGGTCAAATTCCTTGCAGTCCCCCTACGAGCTGTGGCGAGGATACTTCAATTCATCTTCATGTAAATTGAGAATTGAGATTCATGGGAGTTATTTTGTTGACtaaataagggcactcacaatgcaagactataTCACaaagtccaagacacttaattacatattatttatggtattttgctgatgtagcagcatatttattagagaaagaggtagaaaaaataagactccaagtcttatttagactccaagtccacattgttcgaggtaataaaaactttagactctatgatagagtctgtattgtgagtgccctaatgcaGTTGGTATATCGGTAGGCGTGTACAATGTACTTTccgtaataataataaatacgtGTGATTTTTTTTTCGCGACCGTGCTCAACTGAGCctgtttttcattaagagggtaTAAATACGCGCGATATGCTTCTGAATCTTATACTGTATTTGTTTGCAGGCAGAAATATGTAGTCAGTTGAACTGAAGCATGCAGATAAGATGGATCATGCATGCATATTATCCACCATGGAAAGGATGGTAAGAAGCTCCATCAAATCTCGAAAGCATCTTTTCCAGTCCAGTTGTCTTTAAAAAGAAGAGTTCGTCCCTAGTCGCCATCAGCGCCCATGAGCATCTGAAGTGATGGATCATGGGCTCATGGCCTTCATTATCCACCATGGAGAGCCAGGCATGTAGCTCTAAGGATATGCGTTCCAAAAAAAAACCCCCCTCTAAGGATATGCAATCGCTGTTGATAGATCTAGCACTGCAGCTGGTTCTAGACATCATCTATGGCCTTGCGCTTTATGTAATCAAGAGTTTCTCTTAGCCACAACACTGACGCACAAATTCTCCTTATCATGCATGGTTCATGAAAGCAGTTAAGCTCACTGGCATAGCATTATTGAATTGTCTTCAAGTTCCTTTGGAACATTTCATCACATTTTGTTTTGTGCTAAAGTGAATGCGCGTTTTTACGACTTATATTGGATTTTGATCATACATGGTCTTCAGCAACAATAAATTTCATCGATATATTGCCATAGCAACAGTAAATTGGCTGCTTGTACAGTAGTTATGTGAGAGGCATTCCAGCCGTAGCAGCGCTGAAAGCCAACCTTTATAAGCAGCCGAACAGGCTAGCAAAACGTACTATGCGTACTGCCAGAGCAGTAGCCTGATGCCTGGCTTCAGTAAACTCACAATGCGTACTGCCAGGCTAGCTGTCCTTATTTGCTGCTCCCGGGGGCAAGCTCATCCGCTCCTGGTACACACATGAGAGGCCGAACAGCGTGGCCATTTACAAATCTTTAACTCAGTTAGGACCAGCAGAAAAGCAACCAAAGCAAAAACGTCCAGCGATGTTTACAGTGGAACCAGCAATTCATGGCTAACAACATTGTTGACAACATCAATACAACATAAAATCCCATCACCTCCACAGGGAAGAGGATTAGCTACGGGACTACTCCAAATCTACGAAATAGTACTGACAATGGGCAGGTATGGTGATGGCGAAAACACTGGCCCAGGTACGGTAAGTCCTTTGATAGTTACCATATATTTGCAACTTTGTGATATAGATGAAACATGTAGGGGGGCTGATGTTTTGTTCGCTCAAGTGTATGGCATAGTATAACCTCGGTTTGGACCTCCATGTAGTATGTGTGGAACGGAGGAAGTTGCAGAGTCCACTTGTCTTCTATGTGGAGTCCCAGATATATTAAGCCATTTGGACGATGAGGAAGATGGCAGTTCGTCGGTCATGTTCACTTAAAGGGGGCAAATAGAATTGATGAGTTGTGCCCACCAAATCCAAATGAGTTGGATAACGCCACCTTCACTTCACATCTCTCCTTCTGTGATCCTACCAAGACGCCCACATCCTGTATCAAAATCAGCATTAAAACATCATTCAACATATAGATTTTGCTCTTTCATTCATATCTAGcttatttagtagaagtagaaagAAGGGAAAAATGACATTGAATCATGCATCACAAAAGGAACTTACCACAGTATCCTCTGGATTTTCTAAATTCAAATTTGGATGGACCCAACCAGTTCTTATAGCCTGCAATGAACAACAAAGAAGAACTTCCCAGGATGAGCCGATTTTGCAGTGAAACCGATAGCAAAACACATGCTCTGGTAACAACAAAGAATGAGATAGTTCATGACTACATGAGAATGAAACCCAAATGCCAATGTTCATTGCGAAAGAATAACTGTCTGCAATATCACTGTTGCTTGAAGATAAAGAAATGAAAGCAAGATAAAGATACATGTATCTGTACATAATTTCAGCCAGAGGACCACAACATAATCTAGAAAAAAGGCAGACGTAGGTAAATTTCATTTTAGAATAACTTAGCTCTAGTGCCACTATGTTCAACAAATATTTCAGTGAGACATTAAAGGGTAATACTGTGTGATGTGAttatttttcaaaagaaaagtaATAGGTTATGTGCCGAAACTTTCACTTACAGAGTTCATGTCCTCCAATAAATTACTAATTGCACTGAAATTCACTATATTGGACATACAGAAAGATACAATGAACATGAAGAATTCAATGCTATAAATGCATAGTTCATATTCAGTGAAGTAAAATTTGTATTATTAATAGAATAATGCCAAGTAAATATGTTCCCTGTAAGGCTTTGTTTGGCTGCACACAAATCCACCCCAATCCACCTGGTTTAGGAGGGAttgaggtggaatttagtttaagTCCCACCTCAATCCCTCCCAAACCATGTGGATTGGGGTGGATTTGTGTGcagccaaacaagccctaagggTACTAAGAATTCCTTACTTGTACAGAAGCAACTGCTTCTATTCCACCAGCTGCTCCTATAAGATGCCCGGTCATTGATTTGGTCGAGTTCACCCTCAGCTTCATAACAGAAAAAAGGGATTTAGATGGTTCACAATATGATGGTTTGCAATATAAATTTGCTGTAGAATTGCTTCCATCAGGTGGCATACTTGAGGGTTCTGGCGAAAACAGCGCACGATAGCCTCGTACTCCTTCAAGTCACCTGCTTGTGTAGACGTTGCATGGGCATTCACGTAGTTGATTTCTTCCCTTGCTACCCCTGCATCAGCTAGTGCCTTTTCGATGCAGAGAGTAATCCCTCTTCCTGATATTTAATTAGTGAAGACAAGTGAAGAAAAGAACAGAAAATGGCAAGGCAGTGTCAAGATATACACTTCACCTTCAGGATGTGGCTCAGTCATGTGGTAAGCATCACATGTGAAGCTTCCACCAAGAAATTCAGCATATATTGTTGCACCTCTTTCCTGGAGACGGTGCACAGATCTCAGGAGGAAGTAATGTTTGAACATAATCACAGATTCACAGGCCATTAAACTGGAAACAAGCAGCTGAAAGATCTATAAAGAGGGGCAACTGAAATTGCATGTTTAAAACCTTGGCGTGCTCAAGTTCTTCCAATACGAGGACACCAGCCCCTTCCCCCATAACAAAACCATCACGACCCTGTAACGTAAAGATCAAATATCTCACTCTAG encodes:
- the LOC8079187 gene encoding uncharacterized protein LOC8079187, which encodes MTNNTIPHDHRHHHHRLRPLHQEMDQLQALAVKPQAKRQARRRTHTSRPYQERLLNMAEARREIVTALKIHRASSTRHQQQQQSTYYQQHRQEEPPIAQQLQQQQEDEQQQAQQVAFQDRRSQAAIDEEASSLAHTPSTTMSYAAASFANPLRNPPPAHWIAAGSSYSYCSPPPILRLPCDDLTPPELPLPVPAAAMGGLLVELEHYQAGLEHLVRSLPAQPLGLNLSFQGFGVSVDDGAKDDCEDLFGSLPLTQPSPAASYSYSPPAVETTATAQAYGHGSPVAAALVPVLLDGGEMMAQPSTGGGEMQGAEWSEAAAADVAEWWSKILESGQRAPPNAEDVAATAAGLPAEWRWFCCEDGVGVAAAEQGAVTGGVLATRMHVEDGDYTCCYEGGRCDDGEHVTLPCMDDGIGDDVQGWDGEWFSTSHALD